CATTAGATTTCTTATAACCGAATCTCTTACAATTACTATATCATGCATCCATCACAGGTTTTTGATCTGTGTCCCAAACtccttatatatttttattttctggccAAACTCACAAAGAAGGTATCTAAACATAAGTATACATAAGTATTCCTgcaggccacatgttgacttagaaaactatatattaactttatctatgttctattgtattttatttattttgttaaatatttcccaattaaattttaatctgttttctgTTCTACTGAATATGTGACATCTCTGGTCTATAATATACCCTGATGAAAATAATGCTTTTGTTGCTGCCTCTACTGATCTTTACACAAATGCTCACTACCATGCTTCCCCTTCtcaattttaatttattcatataAGTGTTTCTTAATATCTCttactgcctcaagtctctacctATGCTATTCCTTTTGAAAAGGATTAAAGTATTGCAATGGCTTTCAAGTTCATGTCCCTGGCTTAAACCTCTTCTCCTTCCATTCCATCCTTCAATgagctgccaaagcaattttcttaaagtgcatgtctgactgtgtcaccactctattcaataaattccagtggttcacTATTAGCTTTAGAATCCAaaggaaaatctttttttggcattcaaatctCTTCCTAATTGAGATCTCTTCTTACCTTTGCCATCTTATTATACCTTAGCACCACttattctttgattcagtgactcTGACCTTCATACTGTTCTTtgcacaagacacttcatctcccaactctgcttttttttttaactggctATCCCCTCCTATGCCAGAAATTTGATCTCTCCTTATTGTTACCTtttggcttccctagcttccttcaagtatcagctaAAGGCTGAGAAAGCCTCTCCTCAAACCCCTTAATACTCATGCTCttcctctaagattatctccaatttatcatacgtgtgtgtatacatacatacatacatacatacatgcacccccgccatatatatatgtatatatatacatatacgtcttatttgtacataattgtttgcatgttatctccctcattggtctttgagttccttgagaccagggattgtttttctttatattctcagcacttggcacagctGCGTGGCATAGAGtaagtttctaataatttctcaTTGACTTGATTTTATTAGTCTATGACTTTGCAAAGTCCTGTTCCAGCCATAAGTTCTATTCTATTGAGCATAAAAGATACATATGAAGTAAAATTTGTCTCCTTGAAATAGGATCTTGAGTTCAATGCATCCAttactctttgtgtgtgtgtgtctgtgtgtgcgtgtacgCACGTGTGCATGCACATGGGCGAGTGTGTGCAAGCAGATGCCCATGGATGGGTATCTGAGGCCATGGGTTTTATTGTTGGttcttttcttgagttttgtCCACTGTGAATGTCCATGAATCTCCTCTTGTCTATGATATCTACTTTGGCGGAcaatatgtgaatgtgtgtgtattgtcatttttctctccccctttccagtTGAACATCTTTTGATTAGTTCTGCAAGACTACAGGAAATATACCCAAAATGGCAAGTGTTTGAGTGTTTCACCAAGTTACAGTAACAGGGTTGGAAAAAGTACCCTTTCTGAGGCACTGCTTTTTATATAAAAGTATGTGTGTGGGATGCCTTTAGTTTTAATTCAGTGAGCCCTTTGTTGTGAGGTCCTGAGTGCCAATATCTAGGAATTTGTTGACAAGTTAGGAAACCTGACCatctgtttacatttttttttctcactcatATTTCAGTTCATTGTTTATTCCTAGTCATCATTTTATCCAGCCTGTCCTTTTTGGTTATAATCCTAATTTACTAGCAGAGTGTCTCATTTTTGTGGCttgggttttccttttttttaaagcagtggGCCATTGAATAGTTTCTCACTAAGCCTGAGCCTTAGAGAATACATACCACAATATATTAAGGCCTTATACCATCCTTTTGAAGAACTAAAATCTTGTTAGTGTACAGGGTCTGTGGTGAGGAGATGTTGCTTATCCAAAGGGCCAGCATTCACTTGGTGCTTATACTTCTGAAACCAAATAAACTTTGTCAGCACAAACACTACCTTTTTAGTATCTGTAAGATTGGTCCCTCTTTCACAGTAGGAGTAGTAACTCCTGGCTTTAGGAGATCATGGGTCTAAAGGTAGCAGATTgagaagtgaatttttttttttagttgcaatcaatttattaaaagaaatgattGGTTAGGCATCTGCAATGGTGACTTCAACTTCTACACCTGGTTCAATGCTGATAGATGTGATCTGTTTAACAATTTCAGAAGGACTGTGCAAATCAATAAGGCATTTGTGGATTCTCATCTGGAACCGATCCCAAGTCTTTGAACCTTCACCGCAAGGAGTTTTTCTAGTTGTGATCCGAAGTGTCTTGGTGGGCATTCGAACAGGTCCCTTcactttcaagttcttttctttggctcctcTGATTAGGTCAGCACACACTTTCTCGAGTGATTTCACATTGCGGCTGGTGAGGGTGATACGGATCCGGTGAATGGCCACTTCGGGCTCCACAAGGGTCTTGCTGGTGTCTTTGAATGCCATGACAGTGGAGGGGCTTCCTGACCGATTTATTCCTCGGTGAGAGCGAACAGCGGTgagtcaggaggaggagaggcagggactGCCGACTCCACGCGGCTACAGCCTGCGATACCTTCACCAAAGAGcgaagtgaaatttttttttgacagcCAGGATAGTGATAATTAAGATCTAAGGGCTCTCTTTCTTAGTCTTTAAATTATGTGCCTTGCAGGACAACCACTGCTGACTTCAGGAAGGTTACTTATCCCCAACTTAAAATTCTTCTGATTCCCTAAAAAGGTTTTTATTCTTCGTGGTCTTATTTCCACTGACACTGacattttcttctactcttctcccttcctccccctgggGAGGGGGTAGAAAAAAACCACATAAAGAAAAATGACACATGCCCTTTGATATTATCATTCTTAAATCCTCATGGACTTGTTGcctgttttaaaatatttgaaactgCACTGAAAGCTACATTTGTATGTaacttttcttttgtaaaatgaactcaCATGTAAATTCACCAAAtaaatattacattaaaaaaagactaTAAGAAATGTAGTCTTAGCAGCCCTTATTAGGTTCATTTTATCTTGGCCAAGAATCCCTCAATCCTTTATTTTAAGGAACCCAGAATGATCATGGGAAATGGaataaattttacattttatcaatgatctcttaatggccaaatctaatggccttttctcaattttcatccttcttgacttctccaAAGCCTGTAGCACTAGCttcttcttgatcttttcttcACTCTAGGATTCCAtgactcttttttcctcctcactaTTCAATTGCCCTTTCTTAGTCCCCTGAAAGGAGAATTGGACTATAGGGTGATTGATAGATTGTTAGATAGAGTtatggaaaatgaagtaatagCCTGTTAGGATAAAAAGGTATGGTTTGGATTATGACTTGCACCATTAAAGGGGATAACCACAGTTCAGAGACACCAGAATCATCTAAGTACCTGGGCTGAAGACCCCAAAATGGCTTCTGGAATCAGAGACAAttaatataaagaagaaatattagagaAAGGGGCTAAATTTAATTCCCTATATACACTCTTAATGTAGCCCTTATGTCATGGTAATTTTTAAGTGAAAGTATTTGATTCAAGTCCTTTGCAATATGTATTAAAATATTGAGAAGTCAGATGACAGGCCTAGtgtttactacgtgccagacaccacgctaagcactggggatacgaagaagagcaaaaagaaagagtCTTTGTCCTTACTTTCTAACAGGGGAAGATAACATATTAAAGTGAGTTGGAAAGCAGGGGACGAGGCGGAGGAGAGAAGCCTTTAAAATAATGTTCAACAATAAGAAGCAGAGCCTAGAGTGGCTGGAAGGATTTTCCAGAGTGAGAAGGCCAGAGGCAATGAAGGgacttccagggtgagaaggcagttGAGTAGCAGTGGCAAAGTCTGGAGAGTAGGAAGCAAAGCCAGGAGAAGAATGAAAGATGGATGGTTTGGAACTTTCCTCAAAATGAAGATTCTGGGAGAGATTcaatgggagaagagagattcAAGGGCTAAGAGGGGCCTTCCAGAATGAGAAGGCAGCTGAAGGGCAGTGGTCAAATCTGTGAAGTCAGAGGCAAAGCTGGGAAAGAGAACATGGAAAGTTATTATCCTTATAGATGTCTGTGGGGTAAATTAAATTCACTGGTGCTAAATGGTGACATAGAGAAAACAATGAGCAAGAAATTTTTATAttccaatgattttaaaatgtgacCACTTGGCTTCtataatgtaatttccctgaAAATTCTGCAACACTGGGCAATTTCTATTGGCAGCAATTAGTAGACTTGATGGCTTTATTTACTGTAAATTAATTTGGTTCAGCTGAGATAGAGGAAGAGTCTCTATTACTTAAAACCCAAATGAGTTTGAATTAAATCAAAATATCTGCAGTACAAATGCATTTGCTGCCAACAGGTTGTCGACTTGAGCAATTGCCTGGCCTTTGCATCTCAGTAAATTGTTACAACAGTATTTTCACCAGTCATAGAAATACAATTTTGCCAAAAGTGCAGTCAACTTTCTTGTAGTGTTGTCTATGCCACTGGAAGCAAATTGATCAAGTTATTAGCCTCAAGTAGGCTTAGAAGATAGAGCAAATTCATTGCATGTTTTTAGTCAGACAAATCAATCAACAGAAATTTTTGTATTCAAGTTATACATAAAGCATAACTCCTTCATCAGTTACTACACTTactaagcacctcctatgtaccaggcactgtactaagtaagaaagaagaagataagtaagaaaggcagaagataatCCAGGCCCTCGACAATCTAAGCTCACAATCTACTGGGAGAGACAGcatataaataactatgtactAACTATATACAGTAGAGATGgggggaaaaacagaagaaaggcactagaattgaggattaggaaagacttcttgttgAAAGCAGCATTTTAACTGGGTCTTGAAGGACACTTTACTTTATGAATAACATAAAATACTTTATGAAAGGATTAGCCAGTGCCTTTGCATATGCATGATGACTTCTTGACTTGGAAATTATCTTCATCTACCTTAGGCATCAGtatagcttttcctttaaaagagTGTGTCAAACCACTTATGTTAATGTAACAGAAGTGTTCCCTTTTATAAGTTGTACTATCACAAATAATTAAGAATTAGTTGAAATAGGATTGGTATCTTTTTTCCAGTTTAGATTAACTAATGCATTCCTTTGAAGAAACAGTACAAACaatgaaacttaaaaaatattactATGAAGGATATTGCTTAAGTATTCTCAGATCAACATCTGGGTCAAGGAAATATATATCTGATCTGCAGCAAAGTGGGCCTGGGTAATGTCTCAATTTCCTGAATTTTAAATACATGGTGGGAATGGAAGGCAGGATAGTAGTGGTAATTGAAGAGCATGTTATTACTAATCtcctaaatagaaaaaaaatcctgtcctAGGAGAAGAAGAAGCAATCCAAAagctggttttgcctttcttatcAGCTTTGTTTCATGCAATAGtctagaggaataaaaaaaaactaaacagtaAAAGCCATGAGCTAAAGGCACTCTAAAGAGGAGGTATGATTCCTGCTGCCAAGTCACAGGAGTACTGAGACAGAAATCCTGTAACCTAATTTCTAGTTCCAGTTCTGACACTACTTAGCTAGTATAAACTTTGTCATATCACTAAACTTTTCATGATCTTATTTGCTATCAGATGAAGGAGTTGCAGTAAATGATCTTTCAGATTTGTCTTAAAATAAAGATAGGATCTCTTGTCTAGAATACATCAAAAAAGGGAAGGTGAAATTTTAATTATCTTGCATcataaaaaaatctaatcaaaagtCTTTCAgttgagaaaagggagaggaaaaattacctaggtagatagataaatagatatctaCCAAACTAGATACCAGAGGTAATAACTGAAATGTCTTTACAGATTTTGAATAATCGAGAAAAactctcaagaataaaatttGGAAGACACATT
This Trichosurus vulpecula isolate mTriVul1 chromosome 2, mTriVul1.pri, whole genome shotgun sequence DNA region includes the following protein-coding sequences:
- the LOC118839878 gene encoding 40S ribosomal protein S20-like codes for the protein MAFKDTSKTLVEPEVAIHRIRITLTSRNVKSLEKVCADLIRGAKEKNLKVKGPVRMPTKTLRITTRKTPCGEGSKTWDRFQMRIHKCLIDLHSPSEIVKQITSISIEPGVEVEVTIADA